The stretch of DNA ctctccccactgTGCCCCGGGGCACACAGGACCTCATCTCACAGAGCTGTGGGACCCCGCTgccacccagcagcaggagcccaggTATCCCACTGCAGACCCCTGAGCAGGGCACGGGGTGTTGGGGGAGCGTGGGGGGGGGTTCTGGTGACTGTGGACTCCTGGGGGGGGCcagagggggtgagggggggaaacGGACCCCCCCTCCTGCGGGCAAGGGGGCACGCACGGACCCTgccccccccccggccccccaAACCGCGGGGGTGGAGCTTGAGCGAGGGGGCGGGGCTGTGGCTCGAGGGGCGGGGCCATAGCGGGGAGGCGGGGCTGTGTTGGGGGGCGGGGTTATTGTCTCGGGGTGGAGGCTCGGGGGCGGGGCGGTGGTGACGTGTCAGCAGGCGCTGACGTGCGTGCCGTAGCCATGGCGCCGCGGCGGCCGGCGGAGCTGTACCGGGCGCCCTTCCCCCTCTACACCGTCCGCCTCCACCCGCAGCGGCCTCTCGCCATCACCGCCGGCGGCGGGGGAGCCGCCAAGACCGGCATCCGCAATGGCGTGGTGCGGGGGACAgcgggcaggggctgggggtgccgGGGTGCTTAGGCCTGGGTCAGGGGGTGCCGGGTCCGTGGCCGTGAGGAGGGTCAGGGGGAGGGGGACGGGGGTCCCAGGCCGAGGGCAGCGTGAACAGATGGGGCTCGGGGGGGGGTGTGGTTGCGGGGGAGATGCGGGGGTCTGAGCCCCTGCCCGTCCCGCAGCActtcctgcagctggagcagatcGGGGGCCAGCTCAGCGCCTCGCTGCTCCACTCCCACGACACCGAGACCCGCGCCACCATGACCATGGCCCTGGCCGACGACATCATCGCGGCGGGGCAGGACGCCAGCTGCCACATCCTCCGCTTCAGCCTCCAGGGCCCCGAGGCCAAGAGCGGCTCCTCCGGGCGGGACGGTGAGGCCGTGCGCTCCCGCGGGGGCTGGGGATGAGCAGCTGCCCGGCAGGGGTGGTGGCTGTCTGGGGACCGGGTGCCATCTGTCCCGCCCCGCAGGCAGCGGGGAGAAGGGCCCGCGGAAACGGAAGGGCGCCAGCCCGGCGGGACAGGGCGGGGAGACGCAGAGCCGGAGCAGCGAGGTGACCGTGGAGAGCCTGCACAGCGTCCGCACCGACTTCAGCGCCGACGCCCTGCAGAAGGCCGTGCGCTTCAACGCCGACGCCTCGCTGCTGGTGACCGGCGGTGCCGATGGCTTTCTGCGCCTCTGGGAGGTGGGCGGGGGGCAGCCCCGGGCGGGCAGCGCGGGTCGGCGGGGGGCAGGGCCAGGACCCGGCAGTGCCTGGGGTTCTGCACCGCTCCGacccctgctctgccctcccagTTCCCCAGCATGAAGAAGACGCTGGAGTTCAAAGCCCACGACGGGGAGATCGAGGACATCGCGCTGGGCCCCGACAACAAGGTGAGGGTCAGGGGGCTCCGTGGGCCCCCCgggcagagctgccccccacccccggTAGAACCAGCCCCCGCGGTCTCTGCGCAGGTGGTGACAGCGGGACGGGACTTCCAGTGCTGCGTGTGGCAGCGGGACCAGCTGGTGACGGGGTTGCGCTGGAACGAGAACCTGCCTGGCATTCCCGACAAGGCTTACCGCTACCAGGCCTGCCGGTGAGGGTGGGGGGCACCGACTGACCCCCCCGCGGGACCACTGGGGAGTCTGGGCGCGTGCTCAGCCTTGTCATGGCCCACTGTGAGGGAAAGACCCCTGGTCTgggggacagagctgctgtgatgggcacagggagagggatggcagggagggggctgggggtgtggtGGCAGAGCCAgatctccccccccccccgtttCCCCAACAGGTTCGGGGCAGTGGCGGACATGGCCGGGGCGCTGCGGCTCTATACGGTACAGGTGCCCCACAAGCGGGAGCGCAGACCCCCCCCCTGCTACCTGACCAAGTGGGACGGGAAGAGCTTCCTGCCCCTGCTGACCCGGCCCTGCGGTGCAGAGGTgatctcctgcctctccctcagGTACggagctgtggggaggggaACTGGGGGTTGGCCCCCCCCCGACTCCTCCCTACCTCCTCGCCTCACCACTCTCCCTGCAGTGACTCGGGCACCTTCCTGGGCCTGGGGACAGTGACGGGCTCGGTGGCCATTCACATCGCCTTC from Calypte anna isolate BGI_N300 unplaced genomic scaffold, bCalAnn1_v1.p scaffold_86_arrow_ctg1, whole genome shotgun sequence encodes:
- the PREB gene encoding prolactin regulatory element-binding protein isoform X2, giving the protein MAPRRPAELYRAPFPLYTVRLHPQRPLAITAGGGGAAKTGIRNGVLEQIGGQLSASLLHSHDTETRATMTMALADDIIAAGQDASCHILRFSLQGPEAKSGSSGRDGSGEKGPRKRKGASPAGQGGETQSRSSEVTVESLHSVRTDFSADALQKAVRFNADASLLVTGGADGFLRLWEFPSMKKTLEFKAHDGEIEDIALGPDNKVVTAGRDFQCCVWQRDQLVTGLRWNENLPGIPDKAYRYQACRFGAVADMAGALRLYTVQVPHKRERRPPPCYLTKWDGKSFLPLLTRPCGAEVISCLSLSDSGTFLGLGTVTGSVAIHIAFSLQRLYYVREAHGIVVTDMAFIPESRRGRELLGEHEAALLSVAVDSRCKLHLLPRRRSLPVWLLLLLSAGLIMATILLLQLAFPGFL
- the PREB gene encoding prolactin regulatory element-binding protein isoform X1 is translated as MAPRRPAELYRAPFPLYTVRLHPQRPLAITAGGGGAAKTGIRNGVHFLQLEQIGGQLSASLLHSHDTETRATMTMALADDIIAAGQDASCHILRFSLQGPEAKSGSSGRDGSGEKGPRKRKGASPAGQGGETQSRSSEVTVESLHSVRTDFSADALQKAVRFNADASLLVTGGADGFLRLWEFPSMKKTLEFKAHDGEIEDIALGPDNKVVTAGRDFQCCVWQRDQLVTGLRWNENLPGIPDKAYRYQACRFGAVADMAGALRLYTVQVPHKRERRPPPCYLTKWDGKSFLPLLTRPCGAEVISCLSLSDSGTFLGLGTVTGSVAIHIAFSLQRLYYVREAHGIVVTDMAFIPESRRGRELLGEHEAALLSVAVDSRCKLHLLPRRRSLPVWLLLLLSAGLIMATILLLQLAFPGFL
- the PREB gene encoding prolactin regulatory element-binding protein isoform X3, which encodes MAPRRPAELYRAPFPLYTVRLHPQRPLAITAGGGGAAKTGIRNGVHFLQLEQIGGQLSASLLHSHDTETRATMTMALADDIIAAGQDASCHILRFSLQGPEAKSGSSGRDGSGEKGPRKRKGASPAGQGGETQSRSSEVTVESLHSVRTDFSADALQKAVRFNADASLLFPSMKKTLEFKAHDGEIEDIALGPDNKVVTAGRDFQCCVWQRDQLVTGLRWNENLPGIPDKAYRYQACRFGAVADMAGALRLYTVQVPHKRERRPPPCYLTKWDGKSFLPLLTRPCGAEVISCLSLSDSGTFLGLGTVTGSVAIHIAFSLQRLYYVREAHGIVVTDMAFIPESRRGRELLGEHEAALLSVAVDSRCKLHLLPRRRSLPVWLLLLLSAGLIMATILLLQLAFPGFL